In a single window of the Planctomycetia bacterium genome:
- a CDS encoding PEP-CTERM sorting domain-containing protein — protein MSLSTFASWARAGSFTPLGSLDQTNAFSNVIAISRDGSAVVGNTVENGHVTAYRRQAGTMISLGNLKNKFTEYSEAGGVSRDGSVVSGMSLSPNGTEAFRWEAGIMTGLGDLPGDIFYSHGFEVSGDGSTVVGISRTGDVGDHPFRWIDGVMHDLFDDFPKGAFPPFTNCISDDGSTIVGFEFRWRLGVVEFIDPPTGAQFAMPLQISDDGSVIVGHATFNAARTEAFRWENGEYQLLGDLPGGAIDSRAMGVSGDGSIVVGAASTASGMRPFIWDAQHGMRNLVDVLSRDFALNLTDMTLTEAVGISGDGLKIAGNAVNENGRPEAWLADLSCADGDLNHDGSCSTLDIEPLLDCLLLGMPCGCADLNLDDHRDGQDIRALVDCIVTP, from the coding sequence GTGTCATTGAGTACATTCGCTTCGTGGGCGCGTGCAGGATCGTTTACCCCGCTCGGGTCGCTGGACCAGACGAATGCTTTCAGCAACGTCATCGCGATATCGCGTGACGGATCAGCCGTCGTTGGAAACACCGTTGAGAATGGCCATGTAACCGCCTATCGCCGGCAGGCCGGTACGATGATCTCTCTCGGCAATCTCAAGAACAAGTTCACCGAGTACAGTGAAGCAGGCGGCGTTTCCAGAGATGGGTCGGTCGTTTCCGGAATGAGTCTCTCGCCGAACGGCACCGAGGCATTTCGATGGGAAGCCGGCATCATGACCGGCCTCGGTGATCTCCCCGGCGACATCTTCTACAGCCACGGATTTGAAGTATCGGGCGACGGCAGCACGGTGGTCGGCATCAGCCGAACCGGAGACGTCGGCGATCATCCGTTCCGCTGGATCGACGGAGTGATGCACGATCTCTTCGATGATTTCCCCAAGGGAGCCTTTCCGCCGTTTACCAATTGCATCTCGGATGACGGTTCAACCATCGTCGGGTTCGAGTTTCGCTGGCGGCTCGGCGTGGTCGAGTTCATCGATCCACCGACTGGCGCACAGTTCGCCATGCCGCTCCAAATCTCCGACGACGGATCGGTCATCGTCGGCCATGCCACGTTCAATGCGGCCCGCACCGAGGCATTCCGCTGGGAAAACGGAGAATATCAACTGCTGGGCGACCTCCCGGGCGGCGCAATCGACAGCCGGGCCATGGGTGTGTCGGGCGACGGCTCGATTGTTGTCGGCGCAGCGAGCACGGCGTCAGGCATGCGGCCGTTCATCTGGGACGCTCAGCATGGAATGCGAAATCTCGTGGACGTACTCTCGCGGGATTTCGCCTTGAATCTCACGGACATGACACTGACCGAGGCCGTGGGCATCTCGGGCGACGGGCTGAAAATCGCGGGCAACGCCGTAAACGAAAACGGGCGGCCCGAAGCCTGGCTCGCGGATTTAAGCTGCGCCGACGGCGACTTGAATCACGACGGATCATGCTCGACATTGGATATCGAGCCGCTTCTTGATTGTCTTCTGTTGGGAATGCCCTGCGGTTGTGCCGACCTGAATCTCGACGATCATCGCGACGGGCAGGACATCCGCGCGCTGGTCGATTGCATCGTGACGCCCTGA
- a CDS encoding beta-ketoacyl-[acyl-carrier-protein] synthase family protein, with product MKKHRVVITGLGVASPLGLGAVETFEALVEKRSGIDRIAAFDPSHFTSQIAGEVKNGNVKDCVPKGYRKATKVMAKDIELAVIAAYHAVKDAGVQTKCLVERGEAPAADVDSTRFGANIGAGLICADLNELAGALSTAAERPDAAQDRGFSLKKWGTEGMSNLTPLWLLKFLPNMLACHVTIVHDCQAPSNTITCGEASSHLAIGEAYRTIERGAADICICGGAESKVNPMGLMRQSLLNRLVTDSNENPAQACRPFDKDRKGAVIGEGGGLLILEELERAKARGARIYAEVVGFGASVNAKNWLEPQADGRGLALAIGKALKDAGANPTDVGLINAFGVGTVQHDAAEAAGLKSALGNDAGKVPVLATKGSLGNCGAGSGAIDLAMLTLAMSRGIVPPSLNTTNVDPACGLNVVRGDPTDCHAEVGLSVASALSGGQTAALLIRRYHA from the coding sequence ATGAAGAAGCACCGTGTCGTAATCACAGGACTGGGGGTCGCCTCTCCGTTGGGCCTGGGCGCCGTCGAGACGTTTGAGGCCCTGGTCGAAAAGCGCAGCGGCATCGATCGCATCGCCGCGTTCGATCCCAGCCACTTCACGTCGCAGATCGCCGGTGAAGTCAAAAACGGCAACGTCAAGGACTGTGTCCCAAAGGGCTATCGCAAGGCCACCAAGGTGATGGCCAAGGACATCGAGCTTGCCGTCATCGCCGCTTATCACGCCGTCAAAGATGCCGGCGTGCAGACCAAGTGCCTGGTTGAGCGCGGCGAGGCGCCGGCGGCGGATGTCGATTCTACGCGCTTCGGCGCGAACATCGGCGCAGGCCTCATCTGTGCCGACCTGAACGAACTGGCCGGGGCGCTGTCCACCGCTGCAGAGCGACCGGACGCGGCGCAGGATCGGGGCTTCTCGCTGAAGAAGTGGGGCACCGAGGGGATGAGCAACCTGACACCGCTCTGGTTGCTCAAGTTCCTTCCGAACATGTTGGCCTGCCACGTGACCATCGTTCACGACTGCCAGGCTCCGAGCAACACAATCACATGCGGCGAGGCCAGCAGCCATCTCGCGATCGGCGAGGCCTACCGCACCATCGAGCGCGGCGCGGCCGACATCTGCATCTGCGGCGGTGCTGAAAGCAAAGTCAATCCCATGGGGTTGATGCGCCAGTCGCTGCTCAATCGGCTCGTGACGGACTCAAACGAAAACCCGGCGCAGGCCTGCCGTCCTTTCGACAAGGATCGCAAGGGCGCCGTCATCGGCGAAGGCGGCGGACTGCTCATTCTTGAGGAATTGGAGCGTGCCAAGGCGCGAGGAGCTCGCATCTACGCCGAGGTCGTCGGCTTCGGCGCATCGGTGAATGCCAAGAACTGGCTTGAGCCCCAGGCGGACGGCCGCGGCCTCGCACTGGCCATCGGCAAGGCTCTCAAGGACGCCGGCGCGAATCCCACGGACGTCGGTCTCATCAACGCTTTCGGCGTAGGCACCGTTCAGCACGATGCGGCCGAAGCGGCAGGCCTCAAGAGCGCTCTAGGGAATGACGCCGGCAAAGTCCCGGTCCTCGCGACCAAGGGATCGCTTGGCAACTGCGGCGCCGGTAGCGGGGCGATTGATCTGGCGATGCTCACGCTCGCCATGTCGCGCGGGATCGTTCCGCCGTCGCTCAACACAACAAACGTCGATCCGGCCTGTGGGCTCAATGTCGTCCGCGGCGATCCGACCGACTGCCACGCCGAAGTCGGGCTCTCCGTGGCCAGCGCCCTTTCCGGCGGACAAACCGCCGCCCTGCTCATTCGGAGGTATCACGCATGA
- the metH gene encoding methionine synthase, which translates to MDHPLLNLARQRVIVIDGAMGTSIYAHDLSIDKDYRGCENCTDIVTDTRPEIIEEIHSEFLRVGCDCVETNTFGANKIVLGEFDLADLTYDLNKQSAQVARRAADRFSTPDKPRFVLGSMGPGTKLPTLGHTTFDILEDSYAEQARGLLDGGVDALIIETCQDILQAKAAVCAATIAMHEKSRQVPIFVQVTIEVTGTMLVGTEIAAALTTLESYPQVQVIGINCATGPQEMSEHVRHLGRHSSRLISVVPNAGLPQLVDGKTHYALTPAELAKWLKEFVVADGVNFVGGCCGTTPAHLEAVVEAVRGLIPAQRQPQRQPSCSSIYQAVTLRQENSFLIVGERSNTNGSKKFRELLVADDINGLVDMGREQVREGAHILDVCVDYVGRDGVPDMDKVVSRYAQDVTVPLMLDSTEWQVLEAGLKRAGGKCIVNSVNLEDGEEKLERVCPLLRKYGAAVVALTIDEDPTEAMAKVADRKIEIARRLHELLTKKYGIAEEDILFDCLTFPVTTGTEADRRLALETLDGIERIMTAFPRCGTILGLSNVSFGLVPAARAVLNSVFLHEAMQRGLTAAIVHASKILPRNKISDERWNAALDLIYDRRREGFDPLQVYLKMFDKGEKVGEKRKSLADLPIEERLKQRIIDGERIGLEADLNEAMTRYKPLEIINTFLLDGMKVVGELFGAGKMQLPFVLSSAETMKAAVAHLEPHMEKVSGQSKGTIILATVRGDVHDIGKNLVDIILSNNGFTVHNLGIKQPINNVIEAFNKHKADAIGLSGLLVKSTLVMRDDLEVLNERSLTMPVILGGAALTRGYVENDLRSIYKGPVTYAKDAFEGLALMRRLSEGQPLFEPGGPQVGPRRTKTTAPSQPAGPLPERSGVAIDNPIPTPPFWGSRVIERINLQTVMPYINEKMLFGVQWQYTPAGRKKDAYDAYIRGEVRPILHELAKRCAQEGIVVPQAIYGYWPANSEGQDLIIYEPPQSADAVAPGKRPALKEIARFTFPRQTEPPYWCLSDFYRPIGSGEYDVVAFHIVTVGRKASDVARQWFAQNLFRDYLHLHGFSVEATEALAEYMHKQIRMELGIAEKDDREVRRLFQQRYQGSRYSFGYPACPNLGDQAKLWPLMEPGRIDIELSEEFQLEPEQSTSAIIAHHPEARYFNVRGAKTDDQLAARIGKA; encoded by the coding sequence TTGGATCATCCATTGTTAAATCTGGCTCGGCAGCGTGTCATCGTCATTGACGGGGCGATGGGCACGAGCATTTACGCGCACGATCTGTCCATCGACAAGGACTATCGCGGCTGCGAGAACTGCACCGACATCGTCACCGACACCCGGCCCGAGATCATCGAGGAGATTCACTCGGAATTTCTGCGCGTCGGATGCGACTGCGTGGAGACGAACACCTTCGGGGCCAACAAGATTGTCCTCGGCGAATTCGATTTGGCCGATCTGACCTACGACCTCAATAAGCAGTCCGCACAAGTGGCGCGGCGGGCGGCGGACAGGTTTTCCACACCGGACAAGCCGCGATTCGTTCTCGGCTCCATGGGGCCGGGCACCAAGCTGCCGACGCTGGGGCACACGACTTTTGACATTCTCGAGGACAGCTACGCCGAACAGGCGCGCGGTCTGCTTGACGGCGGCGTGGACGCGTTGATCATCGAGACCTGTCAGGACATCCTGCAAGCCAAGGCGGCCGTCTGCGCCGCGACGATCGCCATGCACGAGAAGTCGCGCCAGGTGCCGATCTTCGTGCAGGTGACGATCGAAGTCACCGGAACCATGCTCGTCGGCACCGAGATCGCGGCAGCACTGACGACGCTTGAGTCGTATCCGCAGGTTCAGGTCATCGGCATCAACTGTGCCACGGGACCACAGGAGATGTCGGAGCACGTTCGCCACCTGGGCCGGCACAGCTCGCGGCTCATCAGCGTTGTGCCGAATGCGGGGCTGCCGCAACTCGTGGACGGCAAAACGCACTACGCCCTGACGCCCGCGGAACTGGCGAAGTGGCTCAAGGAGTTTGTTGTTGCCGACGGGGTTAATTTCGTCGGTGGTTGCTGCGGCACGACCCCAGCGCACCTGGAGGCGGTGGTCGAGGCGGTGCGCGGACTGATTCCGGCACAGCGGCAGCCGCAGCGCCAGCCGAGTTGCTCAAGCATTTATCAGGCGGTGACGCTCCGGCAGGAAAACAGCTTTCTGATCGTGGGGGAGCGGAGCAACACCAACGGCAGCAAAAAGTTTCGAGAGTTGCTCGTCGCGGACGATATCAACGGCCTGGTCGACATGGGCCGGGAGCAGGTCCGCGAAGGGGCGCACATCCTGGACGTCTGCGTCGATTACGTCGGCCGAGACGGCGTACCGGACATGGACAAGGTCGTCTCGCGCTATGCGCAGGACGTCACCGTCCCGCTCATGCTCGACTCCACCGAGTGGCAGGTGCTGGAGGCGGGGCTCAAGCGCGCGGGCGGCAAGTGCATTGTCAACTCGGTGAATCTCGAGGACGGCGAGGAAAAGTTGGAGCGGGTCTGTCCGCTGCTGCGAAAGTACGGCGCAGCGGTTGTCGCACTGACCATCGACGAAGACCCCACCGAGGCGATGGCCAAGGTCGCCGACCGGAAGATAGAGATTGCCCGACGGCTGCATGAACTGCTGACGAAGAAATACGGCATCGCCGAGGAAGACATTCTTTTTGATTGTCTGACCTTTCCAGTCACGACCGGCACCGAAGCCGATCGACGCCTCGCCCTGGAAACGCTTGACGGCATCGAGCGGATCATGACGGCGTTCCCTCGCTGCGGGACCATTCTGGGATTGTCCAACGTCAGCTTCGGCCTTGTGCCGGCGGCGCGGGCGGTGCTCAATTCGGTCTTCCTGCATGAAGCGATGCAGCGCGGACTTACCGCGGCGATCGTCCATGCCAGCAAGATACTTCCTCGCAACAAGATCAGCGACGAGCGATGGAACGCGGCGCTCGACCTGATATACGACCGACGGCGAGAGGGGTTTGACCCGCTTCAGGTCTATCTCAAGATGTTCGACAAGGGCGAGAAAGTCGGCGAGAAGCGAAAGTCGCTGGCGGACCTGCCCATCGAGGAGCGGCTCAAGCAGCGGATCATCGACGGCGAGCGGATCGGTCTCGAAGCGGATCTGAACGAGGCGATGACTCGATACAAGCCGCTGGAGATCATCAACACCTTCCTGCTCGACGGCATGAAGGTCGTCGGCGAGCTCTTCGGGGCGGGCAAGATGCAACTGCCGTTCGTGCTGTCCTCCGCCGAGACGATGAAGGCGGCGGTCGCCCATCTCGAGCCGCACATGGAGAAGGTCTCAGGCCAGAGCAAGGGCACGATTATCCTCGCCACGGTGAGGGGCGACGTTCACGACATTGGCAAGAATCTTGTGGACATCATCCTCAGCAACAACGGCTTTACCGTGCATAATCTCGGTATTAAGCAGCCGATCAACAACGTGATCGAGGCATTTAACAAGCACAAGGCCGACGCCATCGGCCTCTCCGGGCTGCTGGTGAAGTCTACGCTGGTCATGCGCGACGATCTCGAAGTGCTCAACGAGCGAAGCCTGACCATGCCGGTCATCCTCGGGGGCGCTGCCCTGACGCGCGGCTACGTTGAGAATGACCTGCGCTCGATTTACAAAGGCCCCGTCACCTATGCGAAGGACGCCTTCGAGGGATTAGCCTTGATGCGGCGGCTGTCCGAGGGCCAGCCGCTCTTCGAACCGGGCGGGCCACAGGTAGGCCCCAGGCGCACCAAGACGACGGCGCCATCTCAGCCCGCAGGCCCGCTGCCCGAGCGAAGCGGCGTCGCGATCGACAATCCGATCCCTACACCGCCGTTCTGGGGCTCTCGCGTGATTGAGCGGATCAATCTGCAGACGGTCATGCCGTATATCAACGAGAAGATGCTGTTCGGCGTGCAGTGGCAGTACACGCCCGCCGGCCGGAAGAAGGACGCGTACGACGCTTACATTCGCGGCGAGGTGCGGCCGATTCTTCACGAGCTTGCCAAACGGTGCGCACAGGAAGGCATTGTCGTGCCGCAGGCGATCTACGGCTATTGGCCAGCCAACAGCGAGGGGCAGGACCTCATCATCTATGAGCCGCCGCAGAGCGCCGATGCAGTCGCACCGGGCAAGCGACCGGCCTTGAAGGAGATTGCTCGCTTCACGTTCCCCCGGCAGACTGAGCCGCCGTACTGGTGCCTGTCTGACTTCTACCGGCCGATCGGCAGCGGCGAGTACGACGTGGTCGCGTTTCACATTGTCACAGTCGGACGCAAGGCCAGCGACGTCGCACGGCAATGGTTCGCGCAGAATCTCTTCCGGGACTACCTGCACCTGCATGGCTTTAGCGTGGAGGCGACCGAAGCCCTGGCCGAGTACATGCACAAGCAGATCCGGATGGAGCTCGGCATCGCGGAAAAGGACGACCGCGAGGTGCGAAGGCTCTTTCAGCAGCGCTATCAAGGCAGCCGCTACAGCTTCGGATATCCGGCGTGTCCAAACCTGGGGGACCAGGCCAAGCTCTGGCCGCTCATGGAGCCGGGCCGAATCGACATTGAACTGAGCGAAGAGTTTCAGCTTGAACCGGAGCAATCGACCAGCGCGATCATCGCCCACCACCCCGAGGCAAGGTATTTCAACGTGCGCGGGGCCAAGACCGATGACCAGTTGGCGGCCCGGATCGGCAAGGCTTAG
- a CDS encoding beta-hydroxyacyl-ACP dehydratase, giving the protein MRWIWIDKFTHFESGRRATAIKNVSLAEEHLHDHFPAYPVMPASLIVEGMAQTAGILVGEARQFQEKVILAKVKRARFEREVRPGEQLRYEAEIEQVSAEAASTVGRVFVDGEPLAEIDIVFSHIDNNMSGLSFPEENFVFTEDFKSLLRTYNVTVDQK; this is encoded by the coding sequence TTGCGTTGGATCTGGATCGACAAGTTCACCCATTTTGAATCCGGCAGGCGCGCTACCGCCATTAAGAACGTCAGCCTCGCCGAAGAGCACCTGCACGACCATTTCCCGGCATACCCGGTGATGCCGGCCAGCCTGATTGTCGAGGGCATGGCCCAGACCGCGGGTATTCTCGTCGGTGAGGCCCGCCAGTTTCAGGAAAAGGTTATCCTCGCGAAGGTGAAGCGGGCTCGTTTCGAGCGCGAGGTGCGCCCCGGCGAGCAGCTTCGCTACGAGGCGGAAATTGAGCAAGTTTCTGCCGAGGCGGCGAGCACGGTGGGCCGGGTTTTTGTCGATGGCGAGCCGCTGGCGGAGATCGACATCGTCTTCTCCCACATCGACAACAACATGAGCGGCCTGTCATTCCCCGAGGAGAACTTTGTCTTCACCGAAGACTTCAAGTCACTCCTTCGCACATATAATGTGACCGTCGATCAGAAGTAA
- a CDS encoding beta-ketoacyl-[acyl-carrier-protein] synthase family protein, producing the protein MTRRVVVTGMGWITPLGHDIETAWKRILGGESGIAPTTIFDAGTFPTQFASEVKGFDLRKFIGPDYEMHKGVSRQAGFALAAARIAWDSSGFEKAAKLDKTRIGVYLGGGEGPMDFDNFTAAAVEGWNYGENTLDAKRWADVAYKCLEKIVEAEQDPNMAAAHIAQLFGVEGPNFNTLTACAASTQAIGEATNMIRRGDADAMISGGCHSMIHPFGVTGFNRLTALSTRNDSCITASRPFDRTRDGFVLGEGAGMLILEELSHAKARGAKIYAEVKGYGSTADAFRITDIHEDGRGAMAAMRLAMQDAGLTTADIDYISAHGTGTEENDKIESKAIRGVFGDLSKKVPVSSVKSMLGHLIAAAGACELITCLLALRDQVLPPTINYSTPDPNCDLDYVPNEARKTKVRNCLSNSFGFGGQNDTLVVAAFAD; encoded by the coding sequence ATGACGCGGCGAGTCGTCGTTACAGGCATGGGTTGGATCACACCGCTCGGTCACGATATCGAGACGGCGTGGAAGAGGATTCTCGGCGGCGAGAGCGGCATCGCCCCCACGACGATCTTCGATGCAGGCACTTTCCCGACCCAGTTCGCCTCCGAGGTGAAGGGCTTCGATCTGCGCAAGTTCATCGGCCCCGATTACGAGATGCACAAGGGCGTCAGCCGCCAGGCGGGCTTTGCCCTCGCGGCCGCGCGGATCGCCTGGGACAGCAGCGGCTTTGAAAAGGCTGCCAAGCTCGACAAGACCCGCATCGGCGTCTATCTCGGCGGCGGCGAGGGTCCGATGGACTTCGACAACTTCACCGCCGCGGCGGTCGAAGGCTGGAACTACGGCGAGAACACACTCGATGCTAAGCGCTGGGCCGACGTCGCCTACAAGTGCCTGGAGAAGATCGTCGAGGCCGAGCAGGATCCAAACATGGCTGCGGCGCACATCGCCCAGCTCTTCGGCGTCGAAGGGCCGAACTTCAACACGCTGACCGCCTGCGCCGCCAGCACCCAGGCCATCGGCGAGGCGACCAACATGATTCGCCGGGGCGATGCAGACGCAATGATCTCCGGAGGCTGCCACTCGATGATCCACCCCTTCGGTGTCACCGGGTTCAATCGGCTGACCGCACTGTCCACCCGAAACGATTCGTGCATCACCGCCTCGCGGCCGTTCGACCGCACGCGCGACGGCTTCGTCCTCGGCGAAGGCGCCGGCATGCTTATTCTGGAGGAACTGTCTCACGCCAAGGCCCGCGGCGCGAAGATTTACGCCGAGGTCAAGGGCTACGGCTCGACGGCCGACGCCTTCCGCATTACGGATATTCACGAGGACGGTCGCGGCGCCATGGCCGCCATGCGACTCGCTATGCAGGACGCCGGCCTTACCACCGCCGACATCGACTACATCTCCGCCCACGGAACCGGCACGGAAGAGAACGACAAGATCGAGTCCAAGGCCATTCGCGGCGTCTTCGGCGATCTGTCCAAGAAAGTTCCGGTCAGCAGCGTCAAGAGCATGTTGGGCCATCTGATCGCCGCGGCGGGCGCCTGCGAACTGATCACCTGCCTGCTTGCGCTTCGCGATCAGGTCCTTCCGCCCACGATCAACTACTCAACGCCGGACCCCAACTGCGATCTCGACTACGTCCCCAACGAGGCCCGAAAGACGAAGGTGCGCAACTGCCTGTCCAATTCCTTCGGCTTCGGCGGGCAGAACGACACGCTGGTCGTGGCGGCATTCGCCGATTGA